In the genome of Raphanus sativus cultivar WK10039 chromosome 9, ASM80110v3, whole genome shotgun sequence, the window AAATGTGTTTTTCTTGGCATATCCGTTTAGAACATTCAAAGAATCAAACATGTGGTTGCTTCACGTGAGGTTATTTACTAGTATTTTCAACTAACCGATGGTTAATTAGTCATATAATACACTAATACGCATATCTAGTTGTCAACTACGATATCAATTGATGTGTACTTATTCAATCAAACGCTTTAAAGATATGATCCACGCACGTAATAAACGGACTCGATAAAGATTATAGTGAAACAAAACAAGCAGATAAAATCGTGCAGTAAACGAATTGTATCTTGAGAACGCGATTTCTAACTTTCTTTACACATGGCTCCTTCTCCTTTAACTACTAGTGATCCGAATGTTTTGTAACGGTTACACTTAagttagatttaatcttatcaTTCACAACATTAACAAAAATCTTAATTAGGGGTTTTCGGAATTACCAATCATTTTTAACATTACTTgcttattacttattttatttttgtttagtaaaTAGCGTAACTGGTAAAAACAACCTAACGATGACACAAATTAAGGCAAACCAAAGCCCTAGCTAATGATACAACACGATTGATAACAAAATGAAAATACTACTTGCTTCTTCCTCTATGCATATTATTATACcacaaataaaaaagtaaaacgTTAAGTATGTGCGGTGGATATTAATATTACAATGatactttatttattacatAACGGTGCAAGCGTTGGGGTTCTCGTCGCTAAAAAGCGACATGATCACGTCGTCTGGAGCTCCGGGTAGTGGCTGTGACTGGTCAGACCTCTCACATAACCGGCCGGAGCTTTCTTGTCGTAAGCTCCGACTGCATATGGATATGCCACCACGTTGTAAGGAACGTACGGCNNNNNNNNNNNNNNNNNNNNNNNNNNNNNNNNNNNNNNNNNNNNNNNNNNNNNNNNNNNNNNNNNNNNNNNNNNNNNNNNNNNNNNNNNNNNNNNNNNNNGAACGTACGGCCATATCTCCGCCTTTTTCCCTGTCCTTTCGACTCTCTTCAACACCTTCTTCGGTTCCACGTACCCACTCACCGTCCTTTGTGTATCTTCCTGTTCAGCTCCACCGTTTCCACGCCTACGTCATTATTAGATTCTTTTTCAATGGCATGTTTTCGTAAATTATAGAAAGGGTTTTGGTGTTTCATTAGGTATTATGGAAATCAAGAATTACAATATTAaggtaaataaattatttatgatattAGGAGCTAGAGCTGGAAATTTGAACCTTTCATGGAGGAAACAGCGTTCTTGACTCTGCGTTCGCAGCCGTCGCAGTCCATCTTCACCTTTATATTCACCGTCTGCcaccaaaagaagaaaaggtTAAGCAAAGCTTTAAAATATCAGGCTTTGAATAGATAAAGAACATCTGAGTAgcatagttataaatatatatatgacctGCTTGACTTTACGCTTCTTTCTTTTTCGGGAGACGTGGAAGTAGTCGGAGATGTATTCAGAGAGAGAATCAAGAGCTCCCATTTTCTCTCACAAGAGTCAGagagatctttttttttggacaacgaGTCAGAGAGATCAGAGATGCATATATTATCGACTCGAcgaccatatatatatacatatttggtGACTTAATGAGCAAGCAGTGTGCCGATGATTTGTACATCaataacttaattataattaaatgcATAATATTCATAAAGTGTGATTATGGAGGTGTATATAACTAAGAGGTGGCCCTCTAATGATGTGTTCCTCCAAATATCACACGGCGGACAACGAGGCCGTTGTTGAGGCTAGTTCACACGTCTCGGACAAAAGTATAATCTCTGTTTCATACTAGATGAACTACAATTAAAAGTTAAGTATGGAATAAACAAAAGGGTGATTATTAAATGGAGCATGTAGTTAGAATCTGCAACTAAAATGATAGTTTTCTTATGTTCATAATGTCATCTATCTATGCTTGAGTCATAAAACAATGTCACGGGATTAGAGGTCTTTTCCTATTCACATCACCTCACAGTTCACATGCGTCAAATTTAATGCATCGGTAATGGCAATTATTGTTGTCTCGATCTTTCTTTTCACCATCTTAAAGACTtaaacttttcttttggtttgtgTTTAAAAAGGTCTATGGATTACAATTTTTGTTTATGATTACTAAACCCCTATGCCTATAGCTAGCTATATATATCATGTCGGTATGTCTTCCCATAATATAGGAtgtttttatcaatttataggATGGTTTAGAGcttctttttgaaaaagttaagtttattttatcttaatttgtAATCATTTAGAATATTATACAgtgtttttattagttaaaatattttactaaatatcaAATGGTGTTTCgagtataaaattaaaaacaaattaaaaggtgtaattaatatgttttctaaacTTTTCACTTTGAACCaagacattttataaaatagggTAGAAGTAACATAGTAGTAGTAATAAGTTAATGGCATTGACCTATTGTTTATTGTAAACTACACAACCCTTTTAATTTAGCTGTTTTGTTATTTTGGATTTATAGAAGATCTCGAATGGATGATAAATAGTGTTTATAGATATACTAATCAATCACACATTCAATTATTTAGTTTAGGTAAGAAACAGTACAAGGTAATAGTAATGGAACTGattaaagaagaaagaaaggaaTGTAGCAGTTTAAGGGCAATGATTCCATGAGAAAATAGGGTATGTGGGGGTCCGATTTTAAGAAGTAGACAACTCAATCAAACTATTCATGTAGTCTATATATAGTTTGAATAATAAGTTATAAGCCCCTCCACATCTTTTTATTGTttgcattaatatatatattttgcttGTCTTTATACTTTCCACCCTATAAACTTCGTTGGCATTTTCTTCTCTTACACCCTAATTATCACATTCATAGAcctcttttctcctttttacaaagttatatttttctatGTTTTCTCTTCTAACTCTAAGCTACTCATAtatcctttttggtgaggagTGAGGGTAAGAGATATTCTCTATTTTGTATAAATGTATGAAGTTAAAATTGAAATGGTTTGTCATTTCAATGTAGCCCTTGACTGATGTCCCTTTATCTCAATAAGTTGAAATGGTTTGTCGTCTCAATGTAGCACTTGATATTAAGAAGTTTCCTGCAACCACACACGATATATAAAATTTCTGAACCGAAGACCAAGTGGCGCATACGTAAACTTTGCACATAGTGAAATTAAACCATCATGACTGTAACGAGTTTACTTATTACGTACTGGGCCCATAGATCTAAATATACTTCTGTACCACCACGTGTTGGTCAATGTTACCGTATCAGTATATAATTTGACTAATAATTTTACCAAGGCAATATAATATACCATTTTGGGATCGTAAGAATAATGTGTCTATTCACCATATCAAGCTTATAAGGTACTCGATAAGAGTAATGTTCTTCCACAAAGGTGAAGAACGCATCACATGATCTCCATGGTCTGTGATATTTTACCTTTTATTAAAGTATCCTACAAGAATTTAACCCCCCCTTAAGAAAACAACAATATGCTAAAACGGAGGTTACCGATATAAAGTAATTTCCAAAAAGGGTTATCCTGATATAGTCattgaaaaaaaagaacaatttaTGACCGACCGCATAGGCTTTCTGTCTAAGATGCTTTATTATTACTGAGGATATGAGTTTGCTTTCGGACAACTTCAAGATTATGAACAACCAATATCAGACCACGATTCCGACAACTGTATTTGTGGACTTTTGCTAAGAAAGAAAACAGTCCTTTTTTGGGCAAGAAAGAAAACAGTCTCTAAACTGCTCAGATTTTCTTTAGTTTGGTATGATTcggtttatttttattctttacagaAAAACCGATTATTGAACTGAACTAACCGATAACCTTGTAAAACATGTCGAATTGAACTGAACTAACCGATTATCAACCCAAATGAATAACCAAAGCATTTTAAAAAGTATTGAACtaaaccaaaaccgaaaaatttATCTTCAGAAGAGAATGTACTCTACAGCAGAGTAGCCAAGACTCAAGAGATATGTCCTCCTTTCAGAAGAAGACCACTGTTTATGCAGGAGATACAAGAAGGTAGACGACAACTAATGATACATACCAGCTACTTTATAAATACAATCAGCTCTCAAAGAATTAAAAACCTTACAGACATTAAAACAATGTAAAACTCGTGTCGTGTGTATAACTGATTCCGATTCCGACAAATCCCCATCATTCCCCTTTCTTCTACTTGCATTGATTCGTTTGCGAACTCAAATCATCTAGAAAATTCGTTACCGTCTCATCAAGCTTCTTAGCCTGAGGTCCAGCTTTCACCACGTTAACATCACCCCACTCCGAGCAAGGATCAGTCCACCACCAGCTACTACCATGCCTCGCGCACCAAGCGCCAGGAGTCACCCTGTAACGTCCACCACGTTTCAAGATCTCTCTATCGACCATGTCCAAAACCGGATCGTCTTTCTTGAACTGCCTAGCGAAAGCTGCTCCGCTCTGAGCCATTGCGTCGTAATCCGATACGCTGAGGAAGTGCGGCTCCATCTTCGGAGGACTGTCCCATATCATGTAACGCAAGTCACCGTTGACCGTCGTGTTACTGAACTCGGGAGCGTTGCAGATAACAGTGTGGAAGTAGCATTCTTCAGAGAGGATCACGTTGTTGAAATACATGAGGAGGATTCTCGGTAGATTGTCCCAACCGAAGATGCAATACTCCAAGAAAGATCTGCTTAGTACGATCCACGGCGAGCCTGCGTTAATATTAAAGGCTAGAATGAAGCATATAGAGGGCTTATGTAGCTCACATAAGAGTTATATAATTAGGTAATAAATCTTTTAACCTGTAAAGACTTTGAAAGCATCTGGTGTTGGACGTTTCTCAGTAGCAGTGAAGAGCTGTGTTCTTCTAGCTAAGTATAGTGCTGGATCGACAACAATAGGTTTGATTCTCTGAGATCTacagagaaataaaaaataacactATTTATTAGTGTTAACCTTGCAAGAAACTTGAGACAGTGATCTACAAATCGGTCTAGACGGTAAATCAGAATTAGAaactattttaagaaaaaaaaatcggtcTAAGCGTCTGCTTAAGCAATAATCtctactagatcatgacccgctcgaccgagcgggagtcaattttttttatctttgtttttactaaatgttatacatgatcgcaatgtgtattaatataaaattttgataaataacaatgtgtactaatgtatttaaataagcaatgtgtttaattactaaatttgattttaaaaatttatgataacgtaaagtagatttttctatattacttaaaatatatagtgctatatattttgtattttcaacatttatcatacaaaacttacattggggtattatttatatgaaaatatgtgtaacataatatatttatatattatataaacatatgcgcACCCGcacggattttatttttaaaatgtattctatattgtttagttttatgtagtatcgagtttgtataattcaattttgtgtttaaagaacaatatcaaaactgtctttcgtatgtaaaaataaaaatttgcaagcgcgagttgtgtctttttattgtaacacaaaattttatataaaacttatgtttttttgtacattacgaaatttaattttttaaaataattattacgtaatttcaaagttaATTTTATCTCTAAGGTCTAATATATTtggtgtgtaatggttcaaagcattttcgatgtatattatatttcgggagaattaccaattgtgactcaaaacttggagtcaaacccaaaagagtaccccaacttgggtcaaaggcaaaagtaacttaaaaggctattgaaattacaactatctccttgtgaacaaacaaaaaaacggatttttttttacgtttctacccctcgcaagtcgtctgtaaacagacgacttgaaaataagtcgtccagacgactttaagttaagtcgtctaaacagttattcttaaacataatttaaaaattttgtaaaaaatattttgataagtgaaaaattggaattatgtaattaacatatgtcttaagagatataaattaatatataacaaatttcaattgttttcagcccagatgagtgaaagtagcgagtcatgatattctttagtttatgtttcatcaacatatgttgtagtattgtatgtgttcttagggttagattttggaaagcattaaaaccgtttttgaaaatttttaaaattacctaggcgtgttcgtttctgtgtatagtaaacactattgaagtataatttgattttataacgtggttagtaagttaatttagtcattttagtttaggggttcattttagggtattggacgacttaatatttagtcttctgttcccagacgactaaatattaggtcgtctgatgtacattatcagccagaataagtcgtctaaaccggaccaaaccttaaagtttaccaatgtacttttaaagctaaccggattatttacccaatatataaggtgatttttttttttttttttcattttccgcgaacagaaaccctaacagttctctctcaccggcgatatcaaaggcgattcgaattcccactatttccgaacaaccatcgttctcaacgtcggctatctatctcacttcattctcaccgttgtcgccgcagcttcttctaaccctagcgccgccgattcctctaaccctagcgcccccgcttccactatttccgaacaaaccgtcgccctcgccaccgtgctcaccaacgttctcaccgccgcttactctaaacactagctagcaccgccgtttcttctaaaccctagcgccgccgcttcttctaaaccctagcgccgccgcttcttctctgtaaaccgtagcgccgtttctctgtaaaccctaacgccggtaagtcatcaaactcgtggaaaagatgaacataaaacgttgtctctttcaatttactcattctcaccgtttcacgtttattttttcagatctataaccacaatgacgagtactcgaactccttctgcgactaatcaggtccgcttgaaatttttctactggaagacttgtaagtaagtcgtctggaaagtcttcaacctggacgacttagtacgtccatttggaagactttccagacgacttaaatataag includes:
- the LOC108827955 gene encoding beta-glucuronosyltransferase GlcAT14A isoform X2, whose amino-acid sequence is MGAEKKWLFTLFSVVFLSVCLLLLLYSLSAFTSKPFPSPIHHGPHHPPSFAYYITGGRGDGDRIFRLLLAVYHPRNRYLLHLGAEATEAERLSLLSRLKTVPAVNAFGNVDVLGKVDRLSDNGASKTAATLHAVSILLKLGRSWNWFIELSALDYPLITQDDLSHVFASVNRSINFIDHTSDLSWKESQRIKPIVVDPALYLARRTQLFTATEKRPTPDAFKVFTGSPWIVLSRSFLEYCIFGWDNLPRILLMYFNNVILSEECYFHTVICNAPEFSNTTVNGDLRYMIWDSPPKMEPHFLSVSDYDAMAQSGAAFARQFKKDDPVLDMVDREILKRGGRYRVTPGAWCARHGSSWWWTDPCSEWGDVNVVKAGPQAKKLDETVTNFLDDLSSQTNQCK